Proteins from one Stenotrophomonas aracearum genomic window:
- a CDS encoding SDR family NAD(P)-dependent oxidoreductase, translated as MSGTLAPEVLVLGGTGSVGQGIVAALLEAGSPVLVVGRDPGRLAALREQFADEPGLETLLGSLGDDGSARSVAERVAQRRRPLAAVVDAMGGPYNRGRVTDRSGDALLQALQADVMPHVHAGRHLLPLLQGGPHARRYVVIGGPAGYKAWAGHGETSITMSATRMYAQVLHQEAQALGVRAQMLEVNNPVCTPTNAANACIEWPSALLVGRRLVSLLDNCTDNRPIVRCDTRDAELPRGLLNQEWPPDRSHNIAGTA; from the coding sequence ATGAGTGGGACGCTGGCCCCCGAGGTTCTGGTGCTGGGCGGCACCGGCAGCGTCGGGCAGGGCATCGTGGCCGCATTGCTGGAGGCCGGCAGCCCGGTCCTGGTGGTCGGCCGCGACCCGGGCCGGCTTGCCGCACTGCGCGAACAGTTCGCCGACGAACCGGGCCTGGAAACCCTGCTCGGGTCGCTGGGCGATGACGGCTCCGCACGCAGCGTGGCCGAGCGCGTTGCGCAGCGCCGCCGCCCGCTGGCCGCCGTGGTCGACGCCATGGGCGGCCCGTACAACCGTGGCCGGGTCACCGACCGCAGCGGCGATGCGTTGCTGCAGGCGCTGCAGGCCGACGTGATGCCGCATGTGCACGCCGGCCGCCATCTGCTGCCGCTGCTGCAGGGTGGCCCGCACGCGCGCCGCTACGTCGTGATCGGTGGGCCGGCCGGCTACAAGGCGTGGGCCGGGCACGGCGAAACCTCGATCACCATGTCGGCCACGCGCATGTATGCGCAGGTGCTGCACCAGGAAGCGCAGGCACTGGGCGTACGCGCGCAGATGCTGGAAGTGAACAACCCGGTGTGCACGCCGACCAACGCCGCCAATGCCTGCATCGAATGGCCGAGCGCGCTGCTGGTTGGGCGCCGGCTGGTGTCGTTGCTCGACAACTGCACCGACAACCGCCCCATCGTCCGCTGCGACACCCGCGACGCCGAACTTCCCCGCGGCCTGCTCAACCAGGAATGGCCGCCGGACCGCTCGCACAACATCGCCGGCACCGCTTGA
- a CDS encoding efflux RND transporter periplasmic adaptor subunit encodes MAGVSILAAAVLAACSGGHAEEAGAPPPPQVSAAPVLVKPVSQWDDFSGRVEAVQSVELRPRVSGYIDKVNYVEGDEVKKGDVLFTIDARSYRAELDRATAELARARTQATLSRSEAERARRLSDQQAISTETWEQRRATADQAQASVLAAQAAVDAARLNMEFTQVRAPIDGRAGRAMVTAGNLVTAGDSASVLTTLVSLDTVFVYFDADEGTFLRYAQMARKGERPSERDSDLPVKVGLSGEEGFPHQGKVDFLDNQVTRSTGTIRVRALLDNTDRAFTPGLFARVQLLGSGEFQAMLIDDKAVLTDQDRKYVYVVDKDGKAQRRDITLGRTAEGLRIVQQGLNAGDRVIIDGVQKVFMPGMPVQAKAVAMQPAPAVVPARATALN; translated from the coding sequence ATGGCCGGCGTGTCGATCCTCGCCGCTGCGGTATTGGCCGCCTGCAGCGGTGGCCACGCCGAAGAAGCCGGCGCGCCGCCGCCGCCGCAGGTCAGTGCCGCGCCGGTGCTGGTCAAGCCGGTCAGCCAGTGGGACGACTTCAGCGGCCGCGTCGAAGCGGTGCAGAGCGTTGAACTGCGCCCGCGCGTGTCCGGCTACATCGACAAGGTCAACTATGTCGAAGGCGATGAAGTAAAGAAGGGCGACGTGCTGTTCACCATCGACGCGCGCAGCTATCGCGCCGAACTGGACCGCGCCACCGCCGAACTGGCCCGCGCCCGTACCCAGGCCACGCTGAGCCGCAGCGAAGCCGAGCGTGCACGCCGCCTGTCCGACCAGCAGGCGATCTCCACCGAGACCTGGGAACAGCGCCGCGCCACCGCCGACCAGGCGCAGGCCTCGGTGCTGGCCGCGCAGGCCGCGGTGGACGCAGCGCGCTTGAACATGGAGTTCACCCAGGTGCGCGCACCCATCGACGGCCGCGCCGGCCGCGCGATGGTGACCGCCGGCAACCTGGTCACCGCCGGCGACAGCGCCAGCGTGCTGACCACGCTGGTCTCGCTGGACACGGTGTTCGTGTACTTCGACGCCGATGAAGGCACCTTCCTGCGCTATGCCCAGATGGCCCGCAAGGGCGAACGCCCGAGCGAGCGCGACAGCGACCTGCCGGTCAAGGTCGGGCTGTCCGGCGAAGAGGGCTTCCCGCACCAGGGCAAGGTCGACTTCCTCGACAACCAGGTGACCCGCAGCACCGGCACCATCCGTGTCCGTGCGCTGCTGGACAACACCGACCGTGCCTTCACCCCGGGCCTGTTCGCGCGCGTGCAGCTGCTCGGCAGCGGTGAGTTCCAGGCCATGCTGATCGACGACAAGGCCGTGCTGACCGACCAGGACCGCAAGTACGTGTACGTGGTCGACAAGGACGGCAAGGCGCAGCGTCGCGATATCACCCTCGGCCGTACCGCCGAGGGCCTGCGCATCGTGCAGCAGGGCCTGAACGCAGGCGACCGCGTGATCATCGACGGCGTGCAGAAGGTCTTCATGCCCGGCATGCCGGTGCAGGCCAAGGCGGTTGCGATGCAGCCGGCCCCGGCGGTCGTACCGGCACGTGCAACCGCGTTGAATTGA
- a CDS encoding efflux RND transporter permease subunit, producing the protein MDFSRFFIDRPIFAAVLSIVIFAAGLISIPILPIGEYPEVVPPSVVVRTVYPGANPKVIAETVATPLEEAINGVEGMMYLKSVAGSDGVLQMTVTFRPGTDPDDAAVKVQNRVAQAQARLPEDVRRQGVTTQKQSPTFLMVVHLTSPNGKYDTLYLRNYARLHVKDALARIPGVGDAQIFGGGDYAMRAWLDPDKVAARGLTASDVVRAMREQNVQVSAGQLGAEPMPNSQFLTLINAQGRLRSEQEFGDIVLKAGTDGEVVRLSDVARVELGAGDYTLRSQLDGKNAVGIGIFQAPGANALEIRDAVIGTMDEMQKTFPADVKYEAVYDTTIFVRDSIKAVVSTLLEAIALVVLVVILFLQTWRASIIPLIAVPVSIVGTFAALYVLGFSINTLSLFGLVLAIGIVVDDAIVVVENVERNIEEGLSPTAAAHQAMKEVSGPIIAIALVLCAVFVPMAFLSGVTGQFYKQFAVTIAISTVISAINSLTLSPALAARLLKPHDAAKDAPTRIIDRLFGWIFRPFNRFFKSSSEKYERSVSKILGRRGAVFVVYAVLLVGTGFIFKLVPPGFIPTQDKLYLIAGVKLPEGSSIARTDDMLRKVAKIAQETDGVAHTISFPGLNALQFTNTPNTGVAFIPLKPFNERHGRTAAEINAEINQKIAGLQEGFAFAMMPPPILGLGNGNGYQMFIEDRGNLGYGALQTAVSQMQGAVAQTPGMAFPITSYQANVPQLDAEVDRVKAKAQGVQLTELFDTLQTYLGSSYVNDFNEFGRTWQVIAQADGQFRNSVEDIGKLRTRNDRGEMVPIGSMVTVKETYGPDPVLRFNGYPAADLAGEADPRMLSSAQAMNNLTEIAAKVLPVGMTTEWTDLSYQQATQGKAAFIVFPVAILLAFLVLAALYESWSLPLAVILIVPMTLLSALFGVWLTGGDNNVFVQVGLVVLMGLACKNAILIVEFARELEMGGKGIVDAALEACRLRLRPIVMTSIAFIAGTIPLVLSHGAGAEVRSVTGITVFAGMLGVTLFGLFLTPVFYVALRKFVSRNGGGKLVAHGDSTLHH; encoded by the coding sequence ATGGACTTTTCCCGTTTCTTCATCGACAGGCCGATTTTCGCGGCGGTGTTGTCGATCGTGATCTTCGCCGCCGGCCTGATCTCCATTCCGATCCTGCCGATCGGCGAGTACCCGGAAGTGGTGCCGCCGTCGGTGGTTGTGCGCACCGTGTATCCGGGTGCCAACCCGAAGGTGATCGCCGAAACCGTGGCCACCCCGCTGGAAGAGGCGATCAACGGCGTCGAGGGCATGATGTACCTCAAGTCGGTGGCCGGCTCGGACGGCGTGCTGCAGATGACCGTCACCTTCCGCCCGGGTACCGACCCGGACGACGCGGCGGTGAAGGTGCAGAACCGCGTCGCCCAGGCGCAGGCGCGCCTGCCTGAAGACGTGCGCCGCCAGGGTGTGACCACCCAGAAGCAGTCGCCGACCTTCCTGATGGTGGTGCACCTGACCTCGCCGAACGGCAAGTACGACACCCTGTACCTGCGCAACTACGCCCGCCTGCACGTCAAGGACGCGCTGGCGCGCATTCCCGGCGTGGGCGACGCGCAGATCTTCGGCGGTGGCGACTACGCCATGCGCGCCTGGCTCGACCCGGACAAGGTCGCCGCGCGCGGCCTGACCGCCAGCGACGTGGTGCGTGCCATGCGCGAGCAGAACGTGCAGGTCTCGGCCGGCCAGCTCGGCGCCGAACCGATGCCCAACAGCCAGTTCCTGACCCTGATCAACGCCCAGGGCCGCCTGCGCAGCGAGCAGGAGTTCGGCGACATCGTGCTCAAGGCCGGTACCGACGGTGAGGTGGTACGCCTCTCCGACGTGGCCCGTGTCGAACTGGGCGCCGGCGACTACACCCTGCGCTCGCAGCTGGACGGCAAGAACGCGGTCGGCATCGGCATCTTCCAGGCGCCGGGCGCCAACGCGCTGGAGATCCGCGATGCGGTGATCGGCACCATGGACGAGATGCAGAAGACCTTCCCGGCCGACGTGAAGTACGAAGCGGTGTACGACACCACCATCTTCGTGCGCGACTCGATCAAGGCGGTGGTGTCGACGCTGCTGGAAGCCATCGCGCTGGTGGTGCTGGTGGTGATCCTGTTCCTGCAGACCTGGCGCGCCTCGATCATTCCGCTGATCGCGGTGCCGGTGTCGATCGTAGGTACCTTTGCTGCGCTGTACGTGCTGGGCTTCTCGATCAACACGCTGAGCCTGTTCGGGCTGGTGCTGGCGATCGGCATCGTGGTCGACGACGCGATCGTGGTGGTGGAAAACGTCGAGCGCAACATCGAAGAAGGCCTGTCGCCCACGGCGGCGGCCCACCAGGCCATGAAGGAAGTGTCCGGGCCGATCATCGCGATCGCGCTGGTGCTGTGCGCGGTGTTCGTGCCGATGGCGTTCCTGTCCGGCGTGACCGGTCAGTTCTACAAGCAGTTCGCGGTGACCATCGCCATCTCGACGGTGATTTCGGCCATCAACTCGCTGACCCTGTCGCCGGCCCTGGCTGCGCGCCTGCTCAAGCCGCATGACGCGGCCAAGGATGCGCCCACCCGGATCATCGACCGCCTGTTCGGCTGGATCTTCCGTCCGTTCAACCGCTTCTTCAAGTCCAGCTCGGAGAAGTACGAGCGCAGCGTCTCGAAGATCCTCGGTCGTCGCGGCGCGGTGTTCGTGGTCTACGCGGTGCTGCTGGTCGGTACCGGTTTCATCTTCAAGCTGGTGCCGCCGGGCTTCATCCCGACCCAGGACAAGCTGTACCTGATCGCCGGCGTGAAGCTGCCGGAAGGTTCCTCGATCGCGCGGACCGATGACATGCTGCGCAAGGTCGCCAAGATCGCCCAGGAAACCGACGGCGTGGCCCACACCATTTCGTTCCCGGGCCTGAACGCACTGCAGTTCACCAACACGCCCAACACCGGCGTGGCCTTCATTCCGCTCAAGCCGTTCAACGAGCGCCATGGCCGTACTGCTGCCGAGATCAATGCCGAGATCAACCAGAAGATCGCCGGGCTGCAGGAAGGCTTCGCCTTCGCGATGATGCCGCCGCCGATCCTGGGCCTGGGCAACGGCAACGGCTACCAGATGTTCATCGAAGACCGTGGCAACCTGGGCTACGGCGCATTGCAGACGGCGGTGAGCCAGATGCAGGGCGCGGTGGCGCAGACCCCGGGCATGGCGTTCCCGATCACCAGCTACCAGGCCAACGTGCCGCAGCTGGACGCCGAAGTGGACCGGGTCAAGGCCAAGGCGCAGGGCGTGCAGCTCACCGAGCTGTTCGACACCCTGCAGACCTACCTGGGTTCGTCGTACGTCAATGACTTCAATGAGTTCGGTCGTACCTGGCAGGTCATCGCCCAGGCCGACGGCCAGTTCCGCAACAGCGTGGAAGACATCGGCAAGCTGCGTACCCGCAACGATCGTGGCGAGATGGTGCCGATCGGTTCGATGGTGACCGTGAAGGAAACCTACGGCCCGGACCCGGTGCTGCGCTTCAACGGCTACCCGGCCGCCGACCTGGCTGGTGAAGCCGACCCGCGCATGCTGTCCTCGGCCCAGGCCATGAACAACCTGACCGAGATCGCCGCCAAGGTGCTGCCGGTGGGCATGACCACCGAATGGACCGACCTGAGCTACCAGCAGGCCACCCAGGGCAAGGCCGCCTTCATCGTGTTCCCGGTGGCGATCCTGCTGGCGTTCCTGGTGCTGGCCGCGCTGTACGAGAGCTGGTCGCTGCCGCTGGCGGTGATCCTGATCGTGCCGATGACGCTGCTGTCGGCCCTGTTCGGCGTATGGTTGACCGGCGGTGACAACAACGTGTTCGTGCAGGTCGGCCTGGTGGTGCTGATGGGTCTGGCGTGCAAGAACGCGATCCTGATCGTCGAATTCGCCCGCGAGCTGGAAATGGGCGGCAAGGGGATCGTGGACGCCGCGCTGGAAGCCTGCCGCCTGCGACTGCGCCCGATCGTGATGACCTCGATCGCGTTCATCGCCGGCACCATCCCGCTGGTGCTCTCGCATGGCGCCGGTGCGGAAGTGCGCTCGGTAACCGGCATCACCGTGTTTGCCGGCATGCTCGGCGTGACCCTGTTCGGCCTGTTCCTGACCCCGGTGTTCTACGTGGCGCTGCGCAAGTTCGTCAGCCGCAACGGCGGCGGCAAGCTGGTCGCCCACGGCGACTCCACCCTTCATCACTGA
- a CDS encoding SDR family oxidoreductase — translation MNTATSKIALVTGATRGIGLETVRQLAQAGVHTLLAGRKRDTAVAEALKLQAEGLPVEAIQLDVVDAASIAAAVQEISDRHGRLDILVNNAGILLDNPALAPSAQTLDTWRGTFDTNLFAVIAVTQAFLPLLNQSPAGRIVNVSSILGSLTLHSQPGSPIYGFMVPAYNASKSAVNAWTVQLAYELRESTTKVNTVHPGYVKTDMNSGEGELEIADGARSSVGMALIGADGPNGSFTYLGEVLPW, via the coding sequence ATGAATACTGCTACTTCCAAGATCGCGCTGGTCACCGGCGCCACCCGTGGCATCGGGCTGGAAACCGTGCGCCAGCTGGCCCAGGCCGGCGTGCATACGCTGCTGGCCGGCCGCAAGCGCGACACCGCCGTGGCCGAAGCGCTGAAGCTGCAGGCCGAAGGCCTGCCGGTGGAAGCGATCCAGCTCGACGTGGTCGACGCTGCCAGCATTGCCGCGGCCGTGCAGGAGATCAGCGACCGCCACGGTCGCCTGGACATCCTGGTCAACAACGCCGGCATCCTGCTCGACAACCCGGCGCTGGCGCCGTCGGCGCAGACCCTGGACACCTGGCGCGGCACCTTCGACACCAACCTCTTCGCGGTGATCGCCGTGACCCAGGCATTCCTGCCGCTGCTCAACCAGTCGCCGGCCGGTCGCATCGTCAACGTCTCCAGCATCCTCGGCTCGCTGACCCTGCACAGCCAGCCCGGCTCGCCGATCTACGGCTTCATGGTGCCTGCCTACAACGCCTCCAAGAGCGCGGTGAATGCCTGGACCGTGCAGCTGGCCTACGAGCTGCGCGAGAGCACCACCAAGGTCAACACCGTGCACCCGGGTTACGTGAAAACCGACATGAACAGTGGCGAAGGCGAGCTCGAAATCGCCGACGGCGCGCGCTCCAGCGTGGGCATGGCGCTGATCGGTGCCGACGGCCCCAACGGCAGCTTCACCTACCTGGGCGAGGTGCTGCCATGGTGA
- a CDS encoding efflux transporter outer membrane subunit, whose protein sequence is MVIRVLTAAVASALLAGCVSVGPNYQAPPAQPVVLQGAAAPVFTTTSPVASWWAQFDDPVLEQLVHDALGDNLDLRIAMARVREARAVFVEQRLDQLPHVTAGGSYDRRKQPDLTAGGERVFGETYQLGFDAGWELDLFGRQRRAAEAARADLGAEQDNLADAQVTVAAEVARNYFELRGTQKRIDVAQRTLVNLRDTQRLTEARWELGAGSELDVQSSRARLKAIEADIPLLEVAEVQSRHRLAVLLGQRPDALDALLAPREVPPYAKALPLGDTTDLLRQRADVRVAERRLAAATARVGVATADLFPRISLSGFVGFLSGDASGLVNGNNKAWSVTPSISWAAFDFGTVKARLRASKAQADGAAAEYEKAVLLALEDTENALTRYAKQQARLGIVAEQAQAARRAEQLAQIRYREGSEDFLTLLDAQRTQLAADDALAAAESTVNVSVVGVYKALGGWGQQQDATPPALAGTMR, encoded by the coding sequence ATGGTGATCCGTGTGTTGACCGCCGCCGTTGCCAGCGCGCTGCTGGCCGGCTGCGTCAGCGTCGGCCCGAACTACCAGGCACCGCCGGCACAGCCGGTGGTCCTGCAGGGCGCGGCCGCGCCGGTGTTCACTACCACCTCGCCGGTGGCCAGCTGGTGGGCGCAGTTCGACGACCCGGTGCTGGAGCAGCTGGTGCACGACGCGCTGGGCGACAACCTCGACCTGCGCATCGCGATGGCGCGGGTCCGCGAGGCCCGTGCGGTGTTCGTCGAGCAGCGCCTCGACCAGTTGCCGCATGTCACCGCGGGCGGCAGCTACGACCGTCGCAAGCAGCCGGACCTGACCGCCGGCGGCGAGCGTGTCTTCGGCGAAACCTACCAGCTCGGCTTCGATGCGGGCTGGGAGCTGGACCTGTTCGGTCGCCAGCGCCGGGCCGCCGAAGCGGCGCGTGCCGACCTCGGCGCCGAGCAGGACAACCTGGCCGACGCGCAGGTCACCGTGGCCGCGGAAGTGGCACGCAACTACTTCGAGCTGCGTGGCACCCAGAAGCGGATAGACGTGGCCCAGCGCACCTTGGTGAACCTGCGCGACACGCAGCGCCTGACCGAAGCGCGCTGGGAGCTGGGCGCGGGCAGCGAGCTGGACGTACAGAGCAGCCGGGCGCGGTTGAAGGCGATCGAGGCCGACATCCCGCTGCTGGAAGTGGCCGAAGTGCAGTCGCGGCATCGCCTGGCGGTGCTGCTGGGGCAGCGTCCGGATGCGCTGGATGCACTGCTGGCCCCGCGCGAGGTTCCGCCGTACGCGAAGGCGTTGCCGTTGGGCGACACCACCGACCTGCTGCGGCAGCGCGCCGACGTGCGCGTGGCCGAGCGCCGGCTGGCCGCTGCAACGGCGCGCGTGGGCGTGGCCACCGCCGACCTGTTCCCGCGGATCAGCCTGAGCGGTTTCGTTGGCTTCCTGTCCGGCGATGCCAGCGGGCTGGTCAACGGCAACAACAAGGCGTGGTCGGTGACCCCGTCGATCAGCTGGGCCGCGTTCGACTTCGGCACGGTCAAGGCACGGTTGCGCGCAAGCAAGGCGCAGGCCGACGGCGCCGCTGCCGAGTACGAAAAGGCGGTGCTGCTGGCGCTGGAAGACACGGAGAACGCGCTGACGCGTTATGCCAAGCAGCAGGCGCGGCTGGGCATCGTGGCCGAGCAGGCGCAGGCCGCGCGGCGTGCCGAGCAGCTGGCGCAGATCCGCTACCGTGAGGGGTCGGAAGACTTCCTGACCCTGCTCGATGCGCAGCGCACCCAGCTGGCGGCCGACGATGCGTTGGCCGCGGCCGAGTCCACCGTCAACGTCAGCGTGGTCGGCGTGTACAAGGCGCTGGGCGGTTGGGGCCAGCAGCAGGACGCTACTCCGCCGGCGCTGGCCGGCACGATGCGGTAA